GTGGATCGCGACGCGCTCGCCCAATCTCACCGACGATCCGCAAGCGCACCGCCTGAACGATCTGTTCGCGAGTCACCATCTCGCGCCGCCGAGAATCGTCTCGACCGTCGAAGGGCTGTTCGAGTCACTGCATCTGGTGAGCGAGACGGATTGTCTGTCGCTGGAGGCAGCCGTGGTGACGAAGCGCGGGCCGTTCGCGCGCGTGCTGACCACGATCGACGTGCGCGAGCGCGTCGCCGCGCAGGACGTCTGCGTATTGCAACGCGCCGCCGCGCCGCTCACGCCCGCCGCCCAGGAACTCGCAACGATGATCGCGTCGTACACGCGAACAGTGCGCGCGCGAAATCATCGGACATAGTTGAGCCAGCAACCACCGCTCACTGTTCGGGCTCCCGTAAACCCTCACCTGAAGCACGTTCCGCCGGCCTTGGCAGAAAACCGCGCGCAGTTGGCAGCATCGCGTGTATCAATGCTTTTGCCGCGCGCGGAGGCTCTCCCTACACTTTGATCACACGCCGATCGCTCACTTCGACACAGCGAACGGCCACCACCGATCACGTTCTGGAGAACCCGAAATGAGCGAAATCATCGCAGGCATCAAGATCCCCGACAGCAAGATGGCGCGCGAAGCGACGCAGCTCGTGCGCGACACCGAAACCGATCTGCTCTATCACCACTCGCGCCGCGTGTTCCTGTTCGGCGCGCTGACAGGCGAGCGCAAGCAACTGAAGTACGACCCGGAGTTGCTGTACATCGGCGCAATGTTCCATGACATGGGCCTGATGGAGAAATACAGCAGCGCGCACGACCGCTTCGAAGTCGATGGCGCGAATGTCGCGCGTAATTTTCTGCAGGGCTACGGCATCGACGAAAACGACATCGACATGGTGTGGGACTCGATCGCGCTGCACACGACGCCGGGCATTCCGCAGTACAAGAAACCCGTGGTGGCGCTGGTGACGGCCGGCGTCGAAATGGACGTGCTGGGTCTCGCCTATGACGAGTTCTCGACGGAAGACCGCAAGCTGATCGTCGCAGCGCATCCGCGCGGCGAGAGCTTCAAGGAAAACATCATCGACGCGTTCGCGAACGGCACCAAACACAAGCCGCTGACGACGTTCGGCAACGTGAAGGCCGACGTGCTCGCGCTGAAAGACCCGGAATACAAGCGCCTGAACTTCTGCAGCATCATCCTCGGCTCGGCGTGGAACGACTCGAACGTGCAGGCGGGCACGTGCCGCAATCCCGCGCACAACCACGGCTAAGCGCTACTGACCGCTCTCTCCTCGTCAAGGTCTGTTGACGATCAAGCCGCTTGCAGTCTCCGCTCAAGCGTGCCTTTGAATCCGCGTTCTCGCGAGCGCGGATTCTTTTTTTTGTCGGGACAGAACTGCGAACGGTTGATTTGTTCGCGCTTCACTCATCGCGCCAGAATTGCGCGTGACGACCGTCGAACGGTGTGCGAAGGCAGTTCGCCAAACTGCGCCTTGTACGCATTGGCGAAATGCCCGAGGTGAACGAATCCCCACTGAGCGGCGGCATCGCTGACGGAAAGATCGGCTTGGCGCGTATCGAGCAGCAGGCGCCGCACCTGTGCGAGCCGCAACGAGCGCACGTAAGTCAGCGGATTGGTTTGCACGACAGCCTGAAAACTGTTCTGCACCGTGCGCCGGCTCACGCGCAATTGCGTGCAGAGGCTTTGAATGTCGATGAGCTCGTCGGGATGGTTGACCACGAAATCGTGAATGCGGCGCACGATATCGGCCTGACATGCATAGGTCAGCCGGTTCGACGATGCGGGCACGTGATACGCGAGCAGATCGACCAGCGCCTCGCTCACCTGATTGCGCACCGCGTGCTGCGCGCGGATGTCGTCGAACGCGTCGGGTTGCGCCAGCACGCGTTCGATCAGCGTCGCGAGTTGCAGCCCCGCGCGCGTACATGCGGCATTCGGAATATCGAGCACGGTGCGGCGAAAGAGATTGTCGTCGAGTTCGACGCCCGCGCAATCGGCGACGCCTTGCAGCATGTCCGAATCGACCACGACGCCGATCAGTGCCATATCGTCGGGCGAATGGAACTCGAACGGCATGCCGCCTTGCGCCATCACGAACCCGCCGCGATCGATACGCACGCCGCCGAACGAGAACGCCCCTGCGCCCGCGAGCGGAATGCCAAACGTCATATGATTGTCCGGCAACTGCCCGCGCTGCACGACGCGCAGATTCGCCGACTCGTGGAACACCTGCAGGCCGTCCAGCTCGATCTGCTTCACCGCGCTGCGAAACGTGCCTGAGCCGATCTGGTCGTAACGCTGATCCCAGCCCCGCAGCGCGGCCGCGTGGTCATCGGCATCGTTGAAGAACTGGTGATGAACGTACACGGTGCCCCCACAATCTCAAAAAAACCGCCAAGTTGCCTAGAATAAACCGACCACGCGGTCGGGGAAATGCTTCCGAGGGTTTGTCCTGGGCGTTTTCGTCGGCTGGACGCGACAGTCCGTGGATTTTGACGGACGCGCTTACTTCCCCATTCTAGTCGGCGTCAAAAATCCGCCGAAGCCTTCCAGAACACCAGGCGCACTAAAGAAAATCCTTAATGCCCGGCTGTTACCGGGCTAGATTTACTTATATCCTAGCGAATCGCTTTTTCCCGCCTGGATATCAATGGTGACGACCCGATCCCGCTCTGCCACGCCTCTCGCGATGCATCGCAATCTGCCGATGCTGCTGCTGCGCGCGCGCGAACTCATGATGGCGCGCTTTCGTCCCTTGCTTACGGCGCAGGGGCTGACCGAGCAGCAATGGCGCATCATTCGCGCGCTGCACGAAAACGGGCCGCTGGAGCCCCGGCAGATCTGCGCGCTGTGTACGATTTCGAGTCCGAGTCTCGCCGGCGTCCTGGCGCGTATGGAAGATCTTGGCCATGTAACGAAAGCGCGCTTCGAGGACGATCAACGGCGCGTGCGCGTGTCGCTGACTGCCCAGAGCGCGGAGATCGTCGAGCGGATGAAGCCGATGCTCGAAGCGGAATATCGCGCGCTGGAAGATAAAGTTGGTGCGAAGGTTGTCGGTGATCTTTATGCGGCGGTGGATGCGTTGATCAGGGAACTGGATGCGGAAGAAAGCCGCAATGCGGAGCGAGACGAACGCGGCACGTGAAGCGCGTGGCGCGTGACAGTAGCCGGATCTGCGAACAGATATTGCTAGTGGTATCTGCGATTTGCCTTTGGGCTTCATGCGTTGCCGTTCGGTGTTTTGGCCTTTACGCTGGCATCCGCGATTTGTTAGCGTGCTTCACGCGTCGCCCCTGTGCGGGGCGGCACCTACTTTTCTTTGCCGCCGCAAAGAAAAGTAGGCAAAAGAAAGCGGCTCACCCCGCCAGTGCTAGTTTTTGCCTGAGGGCCCCCAGAGGGTCTTACGCTTCACACGGCAACGTATCTGTTCGCGTTCGTTGCGAACGCTCTCAACAGACGCCTCACCCGCTTCAGATACCCGTACAAGGACTGGCGGCAGCGAATGGTTTGCGCCGCCCAGGTGGCAAACTGTGTGTAGGTTGTCGCGTCGTATAACTCGGCGCTCTTACCTGGTGGGACGCGTGTACTATCGGTCCGAAGTGAGGCGTGTGTAGCGCTACGGCCTACACACAGTTTGCCACCTGGGCGGCGGAGGAATATCCGGCGCGGCACGCTGCGACGCGGACGCGCGAAGCGGGTGAGGCGCACCGCAAGAGCGCTGGCAACAAACATGAATCACGTGATTGCCGTGTGAGGCGTGGGACCGGTTGGGGTCCCTCAGGCAAGAAAAAATGTTAGCGGTGTTAGCCGCTTTCTTTTGCCTACTTTTCTTTGCGGCGGCAAAGAAAAGTAGGTGCCGCCCCGCACAGGGGCGACGCGTGAAGCACGCTAACAAATCGCGGATGCCAGCGAAAAGCAAAAACACCGAACGGCAACGCATGAAGCGCAAAAGCTACTCACTTTCCCCCTCACCCGCTGCTTCGATCAACTTCAACGACACATCCGCATCACCAATCTTCTCAATCGCCAGCAGCGCAAACCGCGCCAGAAACATCGGCGCATTAGCCTCGCCGACTTGGGTCATCGTCTTGCACAGCCGCGTATAGACGGTATCGAGTTCTGCATCGGTCATCGCGTTCTCCATTCGTTGAATCGGTTCATCAAGCAAGCGCGCGCGTAATCGCGGTCTCGACATCATCCGCGCTTGCATTGCGCCAGCGCCCCAGCACATGTCCATCCGGGCGCAGCAGATACACCGTGCCCGGCTTCGCGTCATAGCGCTCGAAGATGCGCCCCGTGTGATCCCACGCATGCACGCCCTGCGCCTCGGCATGCAAACGCGCGCTGATCGACACAACCTTGAACGGCACCCCACGTTCACGCATCGCTTGCCCAACTGCAGTGAAGTCAGCGGACACGTCGCCCTCTTCACCAAAACACAACACCGTAAACCGCGCACCGACGAGATCAGTCAAATGCGCTTCACGCGCATGCCCACCTTCAGCAATCGTCACCGGAAACTCGGCAAGCACCGCCCCCGGCACCGGCCCCGCCGCAAACCCATCGCCATCGGCAACATTCAGCGGCGACTGCGCATAAGTAATCGCCGACGTCTGCCGCGGGTTAATCAATGAGCGCACACCCGGATGCTTCACGGCAAGACTCAACACGGCCTTGCGCATCAGATCGAATGCAAACGAAGGCGGCGCCATGAACTCGGTACTCTTCGTGCCATAGCTCAAATTCTCATGCGTAGCGGCAACACGCTCATCCGAATAGCTATCGAGCAACTTCGCCGACGCCAATCCCTTCACAACAAACGCCAGCTTCCACGCGATATTGTCCGCATCATCAATACCCGAATTCGCGCCGCGCACGCCAAAGATCGGCACGAGATGCGCGGCATCGCCCGCGAACATCACGCGCTGGTGACGATAGCGCTCGAGCGTCAACGCATTGGCCTTGTAGATCGTGATCCAGATCGGCGCCCACTCGCCTTTCTCGCCCATCATATCGAGCAGGCTCTGCACGCGCGGCATCACGTTTTCAGGCTTCACAGCCTGCTCCGCGTCTTCGCCGTCGCGCAGTTGATAGTCGATTCGCCACACGTTATCCGGCTGCTTGTGTACGAGCACAGTCGAACCCGGATTCGACGAAGGATCAAAATACGCGAGACGTTCCGTCGGACGATCGCTTTGTAGTTCGATATCGACGATCACATAGCGCCCTTCGTAGCTCGTGCCTTGCAACTGCAAGCCGAGCGCTTCGCGGATCGTGCTGCGCCCGCCATCGGCGGCGACGACCCAATCCGTCTCTAGCGCGTAGTCGCCATCTGGCGTGGTCAATTGAAGCGTTGCGCCATCGTCACGCGAATCGATCGACTTCACGCGCGTCTGCCAGCGGATATCGATCAGATCGGCGCGCTTCTCCGCTGCATCCAGCAAGAACTGTTCGATGTGATATTGCGCGAGGTTGACCATCGGCGGCAGCTTCTGGTTCTCGTCCTGCGGCATCGTGAAGTGCAGCACTTCCGTCTCGCGATAGAAGCTGCGTCCGCCTGTCCACGGCAAGCCGGTTTTCAGAAAGCCGTCTAGTGCGCCGAGCCGTTCGATGATCTCCAGACTACGGCGTGAGATGCAGATCGCGCGGCTGCCATAGCAGACGGAGTCGTCCGCTTCGATCAGCACGCAGCGCACGCCGTGATTTGCGAGTCCGAGCGCGACAGCCAGTCCGACGGGCCCGCCGCCGACGATCGTCACCGCGTGACGCTGCGCGTCCACGCCCTGCGTCAGTTGCGGCACGCGCGCTGCGTATTTTTTCCCAGCGAACGGATACGGTTTGAATTGCTTGTTCATCGAATGCTCCAGATCGATTCGTTCAGGCGAGCCGCGCATGTGGCGCTTCGCGTTTATCCATCGGCAGCAACGTCACGATGATCACGCCGATCACCAGCAGCACCGCCGAATACAGCAGTCCCGCCGAGAAGCTGTGCGTCCCATCCCGCAGCCAGCCGACGATCAGCGGATTGAGCGCCGAACTGATGTTGCCCGTCGCGTTGATCACGGCGATGCCGATGGCGCGTGCGCGAAAGCTCAACGCATGATCGGGCGTGGTCCAGAAGATCGACATCGCCGTGTATGAACCCGCCGACGCGAGGCACACGCCGAACATGCGCATCGCCGGGTTCGCCGAGTATGCGGTGCATAGCCAGCCCGCAGCGGAGAACAGCATCGGAATCATCAGATGCCATTTGCGTTCCTGCTTGCGGTCGGAACGGCGTCCCCACCAGATCATCGCGATGATCGTACACACCTGCGGGATCGCGGCGAGCAAGCCAATCGTGCGATTGCTCGCATCCGCGCTGAAGCTCTTCACGATCAGCGGCGTCCACACGGCGACCATCGCGAGCGTATTCACGAGGCAGAAGTACGCAATCGCGAACTTCACGACAGCCGGCGAGAGCAGTTCACTGACGATGCTCTTCTGACCATTCGTATGAGCACTCACAGTAGCGTCCTGCTTATGTTCCGCAGCAAGTGCCGCGGCAAGCGTGCGCTTCTCTTCGTCGTCGAGCCAGCGCGCCTGTTGCGGGCTGTCGTCGAGATATGCATACACAACGAGACCGAGAATCGCCGACGGCAAGCCTTCGAGCAGGAAGAGCCATTGCCAGCCCTTCAGTCCAAGCGTGCCGTCGAGTCCAAGAATGAAGCCCGACAACGCCGAACCAACCGCGGCCGTCACGGGCATCGCAATCATGAACAGCGCGTTGGCGCGCGCCCGGTACGCGGCCGGAAACCAGTAGGTCAAATACAGCAGAATGCCCGGCAGAAAGCCCGCTTCCGTCACGCCGACCAGTACGCGCAACACGTACAGCGTGCCGGGACTCGACGCGAACATCGTCGCCGTCGACGCAAGCCCCCACGCGATCATGATCGTGCCGATCCACCTGCGCGCACCGATGCGCGCCAGCACGACGTTACCCGGAATCCCGAACGCAATGTAGGCGACGTAGAAGAGCGTCGTCGCGAGACCGAATTGCGTGCTGGTGAGCCCGAGGTCCTTCATCATCGTCAGGCCGGCAAAGCCAATGTTGATGCGGTCGAGAAACGAGAAGAAGAACAGCACGAACAGGAACCCCAGCAGATGCCGCGATACCTTCGCGATCACCGGTTGTTCGTGCGCATGCGGCGCGGTGGTGGCAGGCGTCGCATGCAGCGCGCCGGCTCGCGAGGAGGTGTCCATACCGTTGTCTCCGATGTTGTCGCATTCTGATGCGTCGCAGTATGGAGCGCGGCTATGTGCTGCCTGTCCTCATTTTGGGTACAACGTGGGGCCCGTTAAGGCCTGGGGAAAACGCGGATAAGTCAGCGGAAACGCGTGCCGAGAAAAAGAGGATTGCGTCAGACCTTACCCGGCCCGATGCACAGCGCGAACAGTTGCCGCTGGCTCGAAATGCCGAGGCGCCGGAACGCGCGCTTCTGATACGTAACGACGCTCGTCGCCTTGATGCCCATCGTGTCGCCGATTTCCTGCGCGGTGCGTCCTTCGAGCACGCCCGTCAGCACGTCGAGTTCGCGCTTCGACAGTTCGGGACAGAGGCCGCGCACGCGCGCGAGCATCAGATGCGAGATCGCCAGATCACGCTGGCCGCAGATCGCGTAGTGATGCTTCGCCGCGTGCGCAATCAACGGCGCCATCGCTTCGATCAACGCGATCTCGCGCGGATGGTAATTGCCGAAGCGTCGGTCGCGATACAGGTTCACCGAGAGCCAGATATCGGGCGTCGGCTGCACGAGCAGCGACACGCGGTCCGACACGTTCGGCTGCTGATAACACGCCGCGCGATACGCTTCGTTGAGAATGTCTTCGCTGGTCTGCTGATGCAGCACGAGTGTCGAGCCGGGCTTGTCGTTGCGCGCCGACGAAACGATCTTCTGGTTGCCGTCGAGTGCATAGAAATGACGCGCGTACGTATCCGCGACGTCGCGCAGAAAACGCCCACCGCGATGGTCCGCCACAGAAACAGTACGCGGCCGGTTGCCGAACTCGTACGCGAAGATCGTGCATTGCGAAATCGCCGCGATGTCGCCGAGCAGCTTGAGTACTTCGGCGGCGAGCGCATTCGAATCGTCGCTGCCGATCGACGAAACGAGTCCCGTCGCGCGGCTGAGATCCAGCTGCCCTTGAGAAACGGGACGGTCGAGACGCCATGAACGCATGATCGGAGTATGGCCGGAAGCGGCGAGAGGAAACGACGAATAGCATCATTTTAATCTGCGCCACGTTTGCGCATGGGCGGCGGGCGCTCCGACATGCGAACCGGCGCAACTGCGCCGATCAGCACGTCACGCCGACACTAACAATCCCGCAAGCTGCCGCGAAATTGCCTACAGTAAAAAGCTCAAACGCTCGTGCCGTTTTGATAGATGGCGCGCGCGACTCGCGTGCCGCATCGCAACATCTTCCGGAGATGAGTCATGGCGACATGGAAACCCGATCCGACCTTCTATCCTTCCGCGCGCATGGCAAGCAGCGCGCCGAAGGAGACCGTCGCGTATGTGGCGAGCTTCGATCCGTCGCGCGAAACGCCCGACGAACTCGCCGTCGTCGATGTCGATCCGGGCTCGGCAGAATATGGACGCATCGTCGGCCGCGTGGCGATGCCCAATACGGGGGACGAGCTGCATCACTTCGGCTGGAACGCCTGCAGCTCGTGCCTGTGTCCGAACGCGCCGCATCCGCATACGGAACGCCGCTATCTCGTCGTGCCGGGGCTGCGCTCGTCGCGCATCCATATTCTCGATACGAAGCCGGACAAGCGGAAGCCACAGATCGTCCGCGTGCTCGAACCCGCGGAAGTCGCGGAAAAAGCGGGCTATACGCGCCCGCATACTGTCCACTGCGGGCCGGCGGGCATCTACGTCGTGTCGCTCGCGAATGCGCAAGGCGAAGCGCCCGGCGGCATCTTCCTGATGGATCACGAGACCTTCGACATTCGCGGCCAGTGGGAAATCGATCGCGGCCCGCAGGAGCTGTCATACGACGGCTGGTGGCATCTCGGCTACGACACCGTCGTGACGAGCGAATGGGGCCTGCCCGCGACTTTCGAAAACGGCCTCGTGCCGGAAGTGCTGCTGGGCGGCAAGTACGGGCATCGGCTGCACTTCTGGGACATGAACACGCGCAAGCACAAGCAGGTCGTCGACTTCGGCGCGGAGAACCAGCTGGTGTTCGAACTGCGTCCCGCGCACGATCCGACCAAAGCCTACGGCTTCGTCAATTCGGTGATCAGCCTCAAAGACCTGTCGGCGTCGATCTGGACGTGGTATCGCGACGGCGATCAATGGGCCGCGCGCAAGGTGATCGAGATTCCCGCCGAACCCGCCGACGCCTCATTGCTTCCGCCCATGCTCAAAGGCTTCGGCGCCGTGCCGCCGCTCGTCACGGATATCGCGCTGTCGCTCGATGACCGCTTCCTGTACGTGTCGTGCTGGGGCACGGGCGACCTCAAGCAATACGACGTCTCCGATCCGATGAAGCCTGAATTGACGGGCACGGTACGCATCGGCGGCATTGCCGCGCGGGCGACGCATCCGGCCGCAGGCGAGCGCCCGCTGAACGGCGGCCCGCAGATGGTCGAAGTCAGCCGCGACGGCAGCCGCGTGTACTTCACCAACTCGCTGTACGGCGCGATCGACGAGCAGTTCTATACGGAAGGGATCGACGGCTGGATGGTCAAGCTCGACGCCGGGAAGAACGGCGGCCTGACTGTGGCGAACGACTTCTTCGTCGACTGGCCGAAGTCGCATCGGCCGCATCAGATCCGGCTGGAAGGCGGCGATGCGTCGTCGGATTCGTATTGCTATCCGTGAGCGTGCAATGAACGGCGTGTGGGCGACGGTGATCGGCAGCGGCATTTTTCATGGCGTGAACCCGGCGATGGGCTGGCTGTTCGCGGCCGCGCTCGGGCTTCAGCATGGCAGCCGCAAGGCCCTGCTGATGGCGCTGCCGCCGCTCGCGCTCGGGCATGCCGTCTCGGTGATGTTCGTGACGACGTCGGCCGTTGCGCTTGGGCTCTTCGCCCACACGGAGCATCTGCGCATGGTGATGGGCCTGCTGCTGATCGCATGGGCCGCGTATCACCATTTCTACGGCCACAAGCAGCGCGTGCGCGTCGGCATGACGGCGGGCTTCGTCGGGCTCGCGCTGTGGTCGGCGGCGATGGCGACGATGCACGGCGCCGGCCTGATGCTGCTACCCGCGCTGTTGCCGCTGTGCGGCGCGGGGATGCCTGTCGGCAGTTCGCTCGAATCGGTCGGTCAGGTGACGGCTGTGCATACCGTCGTCACGCTCGCGACCGCAAGCGCGATCGCGCTTGCCGCGTATCAGTATCTCGGGCTCGGCATGCTGCGCCGTGGCTGGGTCAATTTCGACTGGCTCTGGTGCGGCGCGCTGACCGTCACGGGCGTGCTGATGATCGTCACCGGCTAGCCGCGCGCAATGTTCGAACGGGTCCCGAATAACCTCACCTTTCACTACAGTGCCGCGCGGGTTGCGAGCCAACTCACCGTTGCGCGGCTCCCGGATAATCTCACCTGTAGCGCAATCGTGAGTGCATTGATGACAGGCAAGCTCACCATTCCGGAGACATCGCGATGACGACCGCTCGTCCATTCCTGCTGTTCCAGGACCACAACGCCGAACAAGCGATGAAGTTCTATGTATCGCTGTTCGACGACGGCAGGATCGTCGAGATCGTCCATTACGCTCCGGACGCGCCGGGGCGCGAAGGTTCGGTGATGAAAGGCACGTTCCACGTCGCCGGGCAGACGGTGATGTGTACCGACAGCATAGCGAGGCACGATTTCACGTTCACGCCGGCGTTCTCGCTGTTCGTCGACTGCGATTCGGAGGCAC
The Paraburkholderia terrae genome window above contains:
- the hpaR gene encoding homoprotocatechuate degradation operon regulator HpaR; this translates as MVTTRSRSATPLAMHRNLPMLLLRARELMMARFRPLLTAQGLTEQQWRIIRALHENGPLEPRQICALCTISSPSLAGVLARMEDLGHVTKARFEDDQRRVRVSLTAQSAEIVERMKPMLEAEYRALEDKVGAKVVGDLYAAVDALIRELDAEESRNAERDERGT
- a CDS encoding helix-turn-helix domain-containing protein; the encoded protein is MYVHHQFFNDADDHAAALRGWDQRYDQIGSGTFRSAVKQIELDGLQVFHESANLRVVQRGQLPDNHMTFGIPLAGAGAFSFGGVRIDRGGFVMAQGGMPFEFHSPDDMALIGVVVDSDMLQGVADCAGVELDDNLFRRTVLDIPNAACTRAGLQLATLIERVLAQPDAFDDIRAQHAVRNQVSEALVDLLAYHVPASSNRLTYACQADIVRRIHDFVVNHPDELIDIQSLCTQLRVSRRTVQNSFQAVVQTNPLTYVRSLRLAQVRRLLLDTRQADLSVSDAAAQWGFVHLGHFANAYKAQFGELPSHTVRRSSRAILAR
- a CDS encoding selenium-binding family protein — encoded protein: MATWKPDPTFYPSARMASSAPKETVAYVASFDPSRETPDELAVVDVDPGSAEYGRIVGRVAMPNTGDELHHFGWNACSSCLCPNAPHPHTERRYLVVPGLRSSRIHILDTKPDKRKPQIVRVLEPAEVAEKAGYTRPHTVHCGPAGIYVVSLANAQGEAPGGIFLMDHETFDIRGQWEIDRGPQELSYDGWWHLGYDTVVTSEWGLPATFENGLVPEVLLGGKYGHRLHFWDMNTRKHKQVVDFGAENQLVFELRPAHDPTKAYGFVNSVISLKDLSASIWTWYRDGDQWAARKVIEIPAEPADASLLPPMLKGFGAVPPLVTDIALSLDDRFLYVSCWGTGDLKQYDVSDPMKPELTGTVRIGGIAARATHPAAGERPLNGGPQMVEVSRDGSRVYFTNSLYGAIDEQFYTEGIDGWMVKLDAGKNGGLTVANDFFVDWPKSHRPHQIRLEGGDASSDSYCYP
- a CDS encoding FAD-dependent oxidoreductase, translated to MNKQFKPYPFAGKKYAARVPQLTQGVDAQRHAVTIVGGGPVGLAVALGLANHGVRCVLIEADDSVCYGSRAICISRRSLEIIERLGALDGFLKTGLPWTGGRSFYRETEVLHFTMPQDENQKLPPMVNLAQYHIEQFLLDAAEKRADLIDIRWQTRVKSIDSRDDGATLQLTTPDGDYALETDWVVAADGGRSTIREALGLQLQGTSYEGRYVIVDIELQSDRPTERLAYFDPSSNPGSTVLVHKQPDNVWRIDYQLRDGEDAEQAVKPENVMPRVQSLLDMMGEKGEWAPIWITIYKANALTLERYRHQRVMFAGDAAHLVPIFGVRGANSGIDDADNIAWKLAFVVKGLASAKLLDSYSDERVAATHENLSYGTKSTEFMAPPSFAFDLMRKAVLSLAVKHPGVRSLINPRQTSAITYAQSPLNVADGDGFAAGPVPGAVLAEFPVTIAEGGHAREAHLTDLVGARFTVLCFGEEGDVSADFTAVGQAMRERGVPFKVVSISARLHAEAQGVHAWDHTGRIFERYDAKPGTVYLLRPDGHVLGRWRNASADDVETAITRALA
- a CDS encoding HD domain-containing protein gives rise to the protein MSEIIAGIKIPDSKMAREATQLVRDTETDLLYHHSRRVFLFGALTGERKQLKYDPELLYIGAMFHDMGLMEKYSSAHDRFEVDGANVARNFLQGYGIDENDIDMVWDSIALHTTPGIPQYKKPVVALVTAGVEMDVLGLAYDEFSTEDRKLIVAAHPRGESFKENIIDAFANGTKHKPLTTFGNVKADVLALKDPEYKRLNFCSIILGSAWNDSNVQAGTCRNPAHNHG
- a CDS encoding helix-turn-helix transcriptional regulator codes for the protein MRSWRLDRPVSQGQLDLSRATGLVSSIGSDDSNALAAEVLKLLGDIAAISQCTIFAYEFGNRPRTVSVADHRGGRFLRDVADTYARHFYALDGNQKIVSSARNDKPGSTLVLHQQTSEDILNEAYRAACYQQPNVSDRVSLLVQPTPDIWLSVNLYRDRRFGNYHPREIALIEAMAPLIAHAAKHHYAICGQRDLAISHLMLARVRGLCPELSKRELDVLTGVLEGRTAQEIGDTMGIKATSVVTYQKRAFRRLGISSQRQLFALCIGPGKV
- a CDS encoding MFS transporter, giving the protein MDTSSRAGALHATPATTAPHAHEQPVIAKVSRHLLGFLFVLFFFSFLDRINIGFAGLTMMKDLGLTSTQFGLATTLFYVAYIAFGIPGNVVLARIGARRWIGTIMIAWGLASTATMFASSPGTLYVLRVLVGVTEAGFLPGILLYLTYWFPAAYRARANALFMIAMPVTAAVGSALSGFILGLDGTLGLKGWQWLFLLEGLPSAILGLVVYAYLDDSPQQARWLDDEEKRTLAAALAAEHKQDATVSAHTNGQKSIVSELLSPAVVKFAIAYFCLVNTLAMVAVWTPLIVKSFSADASNRTIGLLAAIPQVCTIIAMIWWGRRSDRKQERKWHLMIPMLFSAAGWLCTAYSANPAMRMFGVCLASAGSYTAMSIFWTTPDHALSFRARAIGIAVINATGNISSALNPLIVGWLRDGTHSFSAGLLYSAVLLVIGVIIVTLLPMDKREAPHARLA
- a CDS encoding VOC family protein; this encodes MTTARPFLLFQDHNAEQAMKFYVSLFDDGRIVEIVHYAPDAPGREGSVMKGTFHVAGQTVMCTDSIARHDFTFTPAFSLFVDCDSEAQQEKLCAALSEGGAQLMPLDDYGFSRRFAWVSDRYGVSWQLNLP